AACATAACCTGCCCATTAACGTCGACTGACCTTGAGATAGCCTTAACCCAAAAATAACACTTACTCGTTTCCGAGTAGACAGAACCGGATGATGCTGTGCGGTGAGGACTAGCGACGATCGTAACGTGCACCCACACGTGCAATCGAACCTGTCGGCCAAATGGTTTCAAACTAACCATGGCTTGAAGCATCTTCTTTCGTCGAAAAATTCGGTGACTTCATCGCAATACTAGCGTGCATGGTCTATTGCGTGGGTTTAACCCAAAAAGGAGAATATGTGCAATACAAATAGTGACGCTGACGGGTTACATGGTAGCAAGAATGGTAGGGATTTGGATTAGCCGAGTTCCAGAAAAGCTCTTGATTCTCGAATGAATAAAAGAGGAAATAAAGAAGTATTTTTATCACTTACAATAAAAGGTGATTAACAAGTATTTCATCTAATAATAATTGCCTGAAGATCGTGTACGATCCATCACGAATGTAGTCTTACACATTGCTTATTTCCTCAATCCACGTGCGAACTGACGTGACACGTCCGTACACACCTGGAAGCTGTGCCTCTGTAGTGCAGCTTTTGTTTCTCCAAGAAACAACACCAATCAATGTGTTTTCGTACACTAGCGGACCTCCGGTATCACCTTGACAAGCATCACGCCCTCCTGTGTGATAGGCAGCACACACCATACGCTCGGTAATTGTGCCAAACGATACGTAAGCTGTCTGGCAAACAGCATCATTAACTAACGCTACATCCGTTGCACGCAGTCGGTCTTTTAATTCCGCCGGGTTTAGTGTGTCACCCCATCCACTAACTACGCACACCGTTCCGTCCTGGTAGAAAGCATCCTCCCTAGGTAGTTGGACAGGTCTTACGTTGGCCGGGCATTTCAAACTGTGCACCAACTTGAGCAATGAAAAGTCATAATCGAATGTGGACTCATTGTAGAGTGGATGTCTGATGGATGCTGCAATGTCGATGACATGTCCACCACGGTCGTGATAAGTACTGCCAATTCTTACACTCAATTTGGGTTCTTTTGAGGTAGCGGCACAGTGTCCTGCCGTTATCACCCACTGCTGGCTGATGAGTGAACCGCCGCAAACGTGAACACTAACCAACTGAACTGACACTTGGTACGGTATGTCACCGATGTGGACCTCATGTCCTCCCAAAATGCGTTGATTTTCGGGCACCTTGCTGCTTGTTGAGTAGTTGGGAAAACCTTGGAAATGAAATCTTGAAAATCGAAACTTTGCAACAGTCactattaaaatattcaactcACCAAGAATTGTGCCGTACAGTACCGTTGAAATTATTGCAACTACATTcatatttaatgtaaaatgtgtttgtgGCTGCAGgattttgt
The DNA window shown above is from Anopheles funestus chromosome 3RL, idAnoFuneDA-416_04, whole genome shotgun sequence and carries:
- the LOC125770494 gene encoding trypsin 5G1-like; the protein is MNVVAIISTVLYGTILGFPNYSTSSKVPENQRILGGHEVHIGDIPYQVSVQLVSVHVCGGSLISQQWVITAGHCAATSKEPKLSVRIGSTYHDRGGHVIDIAASIRHPLYNESTFDYDFSLLKLVHSLKCPANVRPVQLPREDAFYQDGTVCVVSGWGDTLNPAELKDRLRATDVALVNDAVCQTAYVSFGTITERMVCAAYHTGGRDACQGDTGGPLVYENTLIGVVSWRNKSCTTEAQLPGVYGRVTSVRTWIEEISNV